DNA sequence from the Parascardovia denticolens DSM 10105 = JCM 12538 genome:
CATAACCGTATCGATATAGGGTATGACCCGGTGAAGGAGTTTTGCATTGGCAGGAGCGGAAGAACCAATCATTGACCAAGCCCGGATTCAGGTTTATTGGGAGGATTTCTGCGCCAAACACGGGCTTGATTCCGAAAAGATTCCTCAGCCGGAAGCCTTCGCTTTTGGTTTGGGATCCGAAATGGAAGATTATCTGGCTGCTTTGGTCAAACGGGGAATCAAAACCGCGACTACCAGCGCTTATGAGCTTTACCAGCCGGATGAGCATCTTCCTCAAGTCGGGGAGTACAATATCATCCTTGATTCGAAGGGGGATCCGGTCTGTGTTACGCAGACCATGGTCGTGGAGGTCATACCTTTCAATCGGATCTCGCAGGAACATGCCTGGCATGAAGGGGAAGGGGACCGGTCTTACGACTACTGGTATCAGGTCCACCTGGATTTTTTCAAGGAAGAATATAAAAATGAAGGCAAGGGGTTGGTCTTTCATGAAGACGCCCCTTGCCTTTGCGAGGTTTTCCAGAAAATCGACTAATCCACTACCACATACGATTTAATGGTCTTGCGGTCGGCCATGTCTTTATAAGCCTGGTTGATCTGATCCAAGCTGTAGGTCTGGGTGAAGACCCGGCCGGGATTGATCTCCCCATCGAGGACGGCCTTGAGCAGGAGCTGCTTGTCGTAGGTGGTCACGCTGGCTGAGCCGCTGGCCATGGCGATGTTGTGGATGAAGTTGTTGACCAGATTCACTCCGCCGAAGTGGGGGACGCCTACATAGCCCACATGGCCGCCGCCATGAACCACGCCCAGAGCCTGCTGGAGAGAGGCCTCCTTACCCACGCATTCCAAAGCGGCGTCAGCCTCGCCTTCCCAGGATCTCGCGGACCTTGGCTATGCCTTCTTCGCCTCGCTCGGCCACCACGGCGGTCGCCCCGGACTCCAAGGCCAGCTTCTGCCGGTTTTCATGACGGCTCATGAGGACTATCTGGGAGGCCCCGCGCATCTTGGCCGCGATGACGGCGCATTGGCCAACGGCCCCGTCCCCGATGACCACGACTTTGTCGCCCTTCTTCACTTCGGCGCAGCGGGCCGCATGGTAGCCGGTCGCCATCACATCAGCCAGGGTCAGCAAGGACTTGAGCATCCCTTCGGTGTAATCCTCAGGCTTGCCCGGCACTTTGACCAGAGCCCAGTTGGCGTAGTGGAAACGCAGGTACTGGGATTGGAAGCCGTTGCTGCAGTTGGTAGGGGCGGGATGATTGTCGCAGGTCCCATCGAAGCCGTCCCGGCAAGCCTGGCATTGGCCGCAACCATGGGTGAAGGGGGCGATGACGAAATCGCCGGGCTTGACAGTGGTGATCTTCTCGCCGGTCTCTTCCACGATTCCAATCGCCTCGTGGCCACCGTTGATGGAATGGGCCTCCTTCTGGTCTCCTTCCTTGTAAGACCACAGACCGGACCCACAGACGCAGGTGCGGATGACGCGGATGATCACATCATCGGGGTTCTGGATGGTTGGTTTGTCGACATCGGCCAGGCTCATGCGGCCGGCCTCCTCAAAATAAGCAGCTTTTATGAAATCTATTCTATCGTTTCTCTTCGGATGGCCGCGGCCATTTACGCCAAGGGCTGGCGGCCGTTTATAATATTCCCATGCCTATCTCTTCGGAAATCCTTGCCAATCCCCGCTCCCAGCGCATCCGCCACATCGCTGACCTTGCTAGGGCTAAGAACAGAAAGAAATACGGTCGCTTTCTGGTGGAAGGGCCGCAAGGGGTCCGGGAGGCGATCGGTTGCAAGCCCGGCCAGGTTCTGGACCTTTATTGCGATCAGGACTTCCTCCAGTTCCAGGAATCCCAGGCTGATTCAGTAGTGGGAGATCTGGCGTACAAGGCTGATGACAGAGGGATTCATGTGCATGTCTGCTCGGCTGAGGTCATGGATGCGATCAGCAAGGATTGCCAGGGAATCGCGGCTGTAGTCAGGAAGGGAGCCGTAGACGATCAGCCTCCTACTGGGGATGGCTTTCGTCAGAGTAGCAGCGATGATGGAGATCATGGTAAAGCCAGAAGCAAAGACGAGAACAAAGGCATAGGCAACGGTAAGGGCATAGGCAAAGATAAGGGCGAAAATAGAAGCAAGAACAGAGGCTTCTACGCAGCTTGCTGGCAGCTGAGGGACCCAGGCAACGCAGGGACCATCATCCGATTGGCTGATGCCGCTGGCCTGGATGGGGTCATTTTGGTCGATGATTGCGTGGACGAGACCAATCCGAAAGTGGTCCGGTCCACGGCCGGCTCCCTTTTCCACCTTCCGATCATTCGTATGGGCATCGATGATTTCTTCGCTTTCGCCCAAGAACACGGAGCCACGGTGGTTGCGGCCGACGCTTATGGGACGGACCAGGTCCCGGTGAAAGAACTGCCCGCCTTCCTGGACGAATGGCGGCGGACCGGACAGGATCAGGAAAAGGCTGGTTCCGCCCCGACCATCGTTCTTTTCGGCAATGAGGCCCGCGGCCTGGACGATCCCCTGATCAACCGCTGCCAAGAGGCGGTGAGGATCCCCCTGTATGGGAAGGCCGAATCCTTGAATGTGGCCATGAGCGCCGCGGTGATCCTTTATTCCCTGGCCATGGCGGACTGACCGCAGCCAACTGGAGTCGGCGCTTTGATTTTCCAGTCTTTCCGCCATGATCCGCGGTCGCCTATGTCTTAACACGTGGGGATAATCGAAGTCAGAAGTGTGACACGATGGCGTCAGCATGCAGGTCGGAAGACCGAATGGCTGGCGCTTTGCGTTTTCACCGGGTTACACAGGCAGATGAACAGTTGATAGTGATTATGGTGAAAGGGGCCCCGTGGCAGACGAATTCGCCTTCGACGCAGACTCAGTCAGTTCCGCAGTCCAGGAAGGCATCGAGAAGGTCCAAGCCGCAACGAATCTGGACGAATTGAAAGCCGTCCGTGGCCAGTATGCCGGAGGCGACTCCGTCTTGGCCAAGTCCAGCAAGGCCATTGGGTCTTTGCCGACCGACCAGAAGAAGGAATCGGGCAAGCTCATGGGCAAGCTCCGCGCCGACTTCGGCCGCGCTTACGACGCTAAAGAGGTCGAGCTCAAGGCTCAGGAAGAGGCCCGGCAGCTGGCCGCCGAGACCGTGGACATGACCCAGCCGGTCCGCCGCCATCCTCTGGGGGCCCGGCACCCCTTGCCCAAGCTTTTGGAGGACGTCCAGGACTTCTTCGTCTCCATGGGCTGGCAAATCGCCGAAGGACCGGAAGTGGAAACCGAATGGCATGACTTCGACGCTTTGAACTTCGGGCCTGACCATCCTGCCCGCCAGATGCAGGACACCTTCTACATCAAAGGCAACCAGGCCAAAGATTCCGCCGGTTTCGTCGGTTCCAACATGGTCATGCGCACCCATACCTCACCCGTGCAGGCTCGCGCTATGCTGGACAGGGGAGTGCCACTTTACATCGCCTGCCCCGGCCGCGTTTACCGGACCGATGAGCTGGACGCCACCCATACCCCGGTCTTCCACCAGTGCGAGGCCCTGGCTGTGGATAAGAACCTGACCATGGCTGACCTCAAGGGTGTTCTCGATAAGCTGGCCGTGGCCATGTTCGGCCCTGAAGCCAAGACCCGCCTGCGTCCCTCCTACTTCCCCTTCACCGAGCCCAGCGCTGAGATGGACCTCTGGTTCCCCGACAAGAAGGGCGGCCCCGGTTGGATCGAATGGGGCGGCTGCGGCATGGTCAACCCTAAGGTCCTCCAGTCGGCCGGGATCGACTCCACCGTCTACTCCGGCTTCGCTTTCGGCGTCGGCATGGAACGCACCCTCCTGCTTCGGCATGACATCAACGATATGCACGACCTGGTGGAAGGGGACCAGCGCTTCAGCCAGCAGTTCGTCATGGGCGAGTAGCCGATTCCGCCTGCGGGACATTGGCCGGGATGGCCATTCCCGTCCTCGCCCGAAGAGACTTTAAGAAACAAGAAACATAGGAAACACTCACAGGAACGTCAAGGAAAGTAGTTGATATGCCACTGATTGATATGGGCTGGCTGCGTGAGCACGTGGCAGTGCCCGAAGACGAGACTTACGAACAGCTGGCCGCGGACTTGGTCAAGGTCGGTCTGGAAGAGGAAGCCATCCATCATGGCGAGGTCATCGGGCCGATCGTGGTCGGTCACGTGGTCGACTTGGTCAAGGAGGAGCAGAAGAACGGGAAGATCATCTCCTGGTGCCAGGTGGATGTAGGCTCTTACAACGTGGAGGACGAATCCGGAAAGAAGGTCCCCCGGGGGATCGTCTGCGGGGCCCCCAACATCGCCAAAGACGAGCTGGTCGTGGTGACCCTGCCGGGTGCCGTTCTGCCAGGCGATTTCAAGATCGAGCCCCGCAAGACCTACGGCCACCTGTCTGACGGCATGTGCGCCTCCGCCCGTGAACTGGGCCTGGGCGATGACCACAGCGGCATCATCCTGCTGAAGAATTATGGCCTGTCCAAAGAGCAGGTGGAGGATCTCAAGCCGGGCGACGACCTGATGGGCCTCTTGGGCCTAGGGGAGCCGGTCCTGGAGATCAACATCACCCCCGATCGCGGCTATGCCTTCTCCTACCGGGGGGTGGCCCGGGAGTTCCATCATTCCACCGGAGCCGTTTTCACGGACCCTGTGGATACCCTCAACGAGCGCGCCCCCAAGCTGGGCCATTCCACGGCCGGCATGGGGGACATCGAGGTCATCGTTCAGGACGATAACCCTATCCGTGGTCAGATTGGCTGCGACCGCTATTACGCCCGACGCGTCGATGGCTTGGACAATACAGTGAAGAGCCCCCGATGGATGGCCCACCGCCTTCAGCGTTCCGGCATGCGGTCCCTGTCCCCTCTGGTGGATGTGACCAATTACGTCATGCTTGATCTGGGGCAGCCTTTGCATGCCTACGACGCTGACAAAATCGCCCCTCCCATCGTGGTTCGGCGGGCCGTGGAAGGGGAGAAGCTGGTCACCCTCGATGGGAAGAGCCACGACTTGAGCGTGGAAGACCTGCTGATCACCGATTCCCCCGATGGGGTCCAAGGGTCCCGGATCCTGGGCATCGCCGGTGTGATGGGCGGCCAGTACGGGGAAGTGACCGAGGAGACCAGGAATGTCCTCCTGGAGTCGGCCCATTTCGACCCGGTTTCCATCGCCCGTTCCGCCCGCCGACATAAGATCCCCTCCGAGGCCTCCCGCCGTTTCGAACGCGGGGTCGATTATCGGCTGCAGGCCGCGGCCGCCGAAGAAGCGGCGGAATTGATGAGTTCCATCGCCGGTGGCAAGGCCAGCCCCACCCCGGTCGACTATGACTGGACGGTCCATGTTCCTTCCATCCGTTTCAAGACGTCCGAAGTCAAGCGTTTGACTGGCCTGGACCTGTCCGTCAGCCAGATCACGGAAATTCTGACCGACATCGGCTGCCAGTGGGGTGGTGGCGGTAACGGGGAACTGGTGGTTAACCCGCCCAGCTGGCGTCCTGACCTGGCCTATCCCTGCGATTTGGTGGAAGAGGTGGCCCGCCTGTATGGCTATGACCGGATTCCCGTGCGCGTGCCGCAGATCGCCGTCGAAGGGGCCGTCGGTCTCACCGCAGATCAGACCCGGCGCCGGTGGGTGGCCGATACCTTGGCTGAGTACGGTCTGACGGAGATCTGGTCCTACCCCTTCGTGGGAGAGCAGGATTTTCAGGACTTCGCCCTGGAAGCCGAGCAGGTGGAACCGATCAGCGTGCAGCTGGCCAATCCCCTGGCCGGGGACCGACCTTTCCTGAGGCGGGATCTCTTGTTGACTTTGGCCCACACGGTGCAGAGGAACATCCGTCGGGGGAACCCGAACGTCCGTCTGTATGAGCTGGGGCACGTCTTCGATTGGGATCCCCAGGCGCCCGCCATTCCGGCCTTGCCTGGCGGCCAGCGCCCCACCGATGAGCAGCTGGATGCCTTGAACGCCGGCTTGCCCGAGCAGCCCGAGCACGTGGCGGCCATCCTCACGGGCGAGGCCGAGGACGCCGGTTGGTTGGGCGAGTCCCGTCCGGTCGATTGGACCGACGCCGTGGAAGCCGTTCGTCGCCTGAGTGACCGGCTTGGGGCTGATTTGCGGCTGGACCAGCCCGCGGCCGATCAGGTCCCCGCCAGCTGGCACCCGGGCCGCTTCGCCTACGTGACTTTGGCCGATGGGACCCAGGTGGGCCAGGTGGGTGAGCTGCATCCGAGGGTCAACGAGAACCTGGGCTTCCCCGCCCATTCCGCCGCCTTCGAAGTCGACTTGACGGCCATCTTCCAAGCGGTCAAGTACACGCCTTTGCAGGCCAAGCCGATTTCCTCCTATCCGCCGGTCCATCAGGACCTGGCCTTCACCGTTTCCTTCTCCGTCACCGCCAGCCAGGTGGAAGAGGCCATCCGCCAGGCGGCCGGCCCGGCTTTGGAGTCCCTGGAACTCTTCGACGTCTATCAAGGCGATCAGGTGGGAGAAGGGGAGAAGTCCCTGGCTTACTCCATCACCTTCCGTTCTCCGGACAAAACTCTGACCTCCGATGAGGTGGACGCTTTGCGGTCCTCCGTCGTCTCGGCCGTTCAAGACGGTGTGGGGGCTCAGCTGCGGGCGTAAGCCTTCCGCGGATCTCCCCTCATCCTGGCTGAAAGTTGTTGGGTGAGGACCAAACCCTGGGTTTTTGGCCCGGGGTTTTCGATTTCCTGGG
Encoded proteins:
- a CDS encoding TrmH family RNA methyltransferase, translating into MPISSEILANPRSQRIRHIADLARAKNRKKYGRFLVEGPQGVREAIGCKPGQVLDLYCDQDFLQFQESQADSVVGDLAYKADDRGIHVHVCSAEVMDAISKDCQGIAAVVRKGAVDDQPPTGDGFRQSSSDDGDHGKARSKDENKGIGNGKGIGKDKGENRSKNRGFYAACWQLRDPGNAGTIIRLADAAGLDGVILVDDCVDETNPKVVRSTAGSLFHLPIIRMGIDDFFAFAQEHGATVVAADAYGTDQVPVKELPAFLDEWRRTGQDQEKAGSAPTIVLFGNEARGLDDPLINRCQEAVRIPLYGKAESLNVAMSAAVILYSLAMAD
- the pheS gene encoding phenylalanine--tRNA ligase subunit alpha, yielding MADEFAFDADSVSSAVQEGIEKVQAATNLDELKAVRGQYAGGDSVLAKSSKAIGSLPTDQKKESGKLMGKLRADFGRAYDAKEVELKAQEEARQLAAETVDMTQPVRRHPLGARHPLPKLLEDVQDFFVSMGWQIAEGPEVETEWHDFDALNFGPDHPARQMQDTFYIKGNQAKDSAGFVGSNMVMRTHTSPVQARAMLDRGVPLYIACPGRVYRTDELDATHTPVFHQCEALAVDKNLTMADLKGVLDKLAVAMFGPEAKTRLRPSYFPFTEPSAEMDLWFPDKKGGPGWIEWGGCGMVNPKVLQSAGIDSTVYSGFAFGVGMERTLLLRHDINDMHDLVEGDQRFSQQFVMGE
- the pheT gene encoding phenylalanine--tRNA ligase subunit beta: MPLIDMGWLREHVAVPEDETYEQLAADLVKVGLEEEAIHHGEVIGPIVVGHVVDLVKEEQKNGKIISWCQVDVGSYNVEDESGKKVPRGIVCGAPNIAKDELVVVTLPGAVLPGDFKIEPRKTYGHLSDGMCASARELGLGDDHSGIILLKNYGLSKEQVEDLKPGDDLMGLLGLGEPVLEINITPDRGYAFSYRGVAREFHHSTGAVFTDPVDTLNERAPKLGHSTAGMGDIEVIVQDDNPIRGQIGCDRYYARRVDGLDNTVKSPRWMAHRLQRSGMRSLSPLVDVTNYVMLDLGQPLHAYDADKIAPPIVVRRAVEGEKLVTLDGKSHDLSVEDLLITDSPDGVQGSRILGIAGVMGGQYGEVTEETRNVLLESAHFDPVSIARSARRHKIPSEASRRFERGVDYRLQAAAAEEAAELMSSIAGGKASPTPVDYDWTVHVPSIRFKTSEVKRLTGLDLSVSQITEILTDIGCQWGGGGNGELVVNPPSWRPDLAYPCDLVEEVARLYGYDRIPVRVPQIAVEGAVGLTADQTRRRWVADTLAEYGLTEIWSYPFVGEQDFQDFALEAEQVEPISVQLANPLAGDRPFLRRDLLLTLAHTVQRNIRRGNPNVRLYELGHVFDWDPQAPAIPALPGGQRPTDEQLDALNAGLPEQPEHVAAILTGEAEDAGWLGESRPVDWTDAVEAVRRLSDRLGADLRLDQPAADQVPASWHPGRFAYVTLADGTQVGQVGELHPRVNENLGFPAHSAAFEVDLTAIFQAVKYTPLQAKPISSYPPVHQDLAFTVSFSVTASQVEEAIRQAAGPALESLELFDVYQGDQVGEGEKSLAYSITFRSPDKTLTSDEVDALRSSVVSAVQDGVGAQLRA
- a CDS encoding ASCH domain-containing protein is translated as MAGAEEPIIDQARIQVYWEDFCAKHGLDSEKIPQPEAFAFGLGSEMEDYLAALVKRGIKTATTSAYELYQPDEHLPQVGEYNIILDSKGDPVCVTQTMVVEVIPFNRISQEHAWHEGEGDRSYDYWYQVHLDFFKEEYKNEGKGLVFHEDAPCLCEVFQKID